One Trichoderma atroviride chromosome 7, complete sequence DNA segment encodes these proteins:
- a CDS encoding uncharacterized protein (EggNog:ENOG41): MSKVIAVAGGTGSVGRTIVDELEKSSLYDTIVLARNVPDHNENKSPVLAVDYNNVAETAQLLASRKVEVVISTIHIMEEVASTAQINLIKAASQSGTVKRFIVSEWGIVHTEASPMYKFREEAASELRKSGLEWTRVSNGYFMDYYGYPHVKTYLKPISFVVDVKNKAAGIPGSGDDVVAFTYTADVAKFVVASLGLPKWEEITYCYGEKSSYNKILALAEEARGTKFNVTYDSVEKLNKGEVTELPSHPAIYSMAPKEVLQGIFSLFGKWIINGDFDVPEDLSLNAKFPDIKTTKLSEIVGAWKGH; the protein is encoded by the exons ATGTCAAAAGTCATTGCAGTCGCAGGCGGTACCGGCAGTGTTGGCCGCACCATTGTGGATGAACTAGAGAAGTCTTCTCTTTACGATACCATTGTCTTGGCCCGCAAT GTCCCGGATCACAATGAGAACAAGTCTCCTGTTCTTGCCGTCGATTACAATAACGTGGCTGAAACGGCACAGCTTCTTGCGAGCCGCAAGGTAGAAGTCGTCATCTCCACCATTCACATAATGGAAGAGGTTGCTTCGACAGCGCAAATCAATTTAATCAAAGCCGCCAGTCAATCTGGTACGGTCAAGCGCTTCATCGTTAGTGAATGGGGCATTGTCCATACTGAAGC ATCTCCTATGTATAAGTTTCGAGAAGAGGCTGCATCTGAGCTTCGAAAGTCCGGACTAGAATGGACTCGGGTCTCTAACGGCTACTTCATGGACTATTACGGATATCCTCACGTCAAAACGTATCTGAAGCCGATCTCTTTCGTGGTTGACGTGAAAAACAAGGCTGCCGGTATCCCTGgttctggagatgatgttgttgcTTTTACTTATACGGCCGATGTGGCCAAATTTGTCGTTGCATCTCTGGGGCTGCCTAAGTGGGAAGAGATTACTTATTGCTATGGTGAAAAATCATCATACAACAAAATTCTTGCCCttgcagaagaagctcgtG GCACAAAGTTCAATGTTACCTATGACTCTGTTGAAAAGCTCAACAAAGGCGAGGTTACAGAATTGCCTTCCCACCCTGCCATATATTCCATGGCACCAAAGGAAGTACTCCAGGGAATCTTTTCACTGTTCGGCAAGTGGATCATCAATGGAGATTTCGACGTGCCTGAGGATCTTAGCTTGAACGCCAAATTTCCCGACATCAAGACAACCAAGCTGAGTGAGATCGTTGGGGCATGGAAGGGACACTAA
- a CDS encoding uncharacterized protein (EggNog:ENOG41), whose protein sequence is MANILVTGGGRGLGLALVRQLVDDSSVAKLFVTTRGSPPAELSAIINTSGKKVIHIKCEVVETASVRRAAAEVEEKLEGEGLDVLINNIGSMPITPEGIHTMDAEELLQVFDVNVVAAHRVTAALIPSLKRGKEKKVIMVSSTLGSVAWADRYLWSPVYAYKITKAAMSMLTVQYATQYKKEGFTFLSLSPGWLKTDMGSDKADLDVATGAKAVMDLINKADTSYNGKFYNIFVSGWEHAEGVNQYDGLEIPW, encoded by the exons ATGGCAAACATATTGGTTACTGGAGGAGGGcgtggccttggccttgctctTGTCCGTCAACTGGTTGACGACTCAAGCGTTGCAAAGCTTTTTGTTACGACGAGAGGAAGCCCGCCGGCCGAACTGAGcgctattattaatacttcTGGCAAAAAGGTCATCCACATAAAGTGCGAAGTTGTCGAAACCGCAAGTGTTCGAcgtgccgctgctgaagtagaagaaaaaCTCGAAGGGGAAGGGCTTGACGTCTTGATCAACAATATCGGT TCAATGCCAATTACGCCCGAAGGAATTCACACAATGGATGCGGAAGAATTGCTTCAAGTTTTTGACGTCAATGTCGTCGCAGCTCATAGAGTTACCGCTGCACTTATCCCGTCCCTGAAacggggaaaagaaaagaaagttatCATGGT TTCGTCGACTTTGGGCTCAGTTGCGTGGGCGGATCGTTACCTCTGGTCACCAGTATACGCGTATAAAATTACCAAAGCTGCGATGAGTATGTTGACAGTGCAATATGCAACACAGTATAAGAAGGAAGGATTCACTTTCTTATCTTTAAGTCCAGGA TGGTTGAAAACAGACATGGGTTCCGATAAAGCCGATCTCGATGTCGCAACAGGAGCTAAAGCGGTAATGGATCTTATCAACAAAGCAGACACTAGCTACAACGGAAAGTTTTACAACATCTTCGTTTCAGGCTGGGAGCATGCCGAAGGAGTAAACCAATACGATGGCCTTGAAATCCCATGGTAG
- a CDS encoding uncharacterized protein (EggNog:ENOG41), protein MDSFTTYPIPDGVDAIPHDELDLRSDAEVDYELLNPKPITDEKNLWFFWNSGFQKMHGYHQRTVRNWHRRFSRKGWVVRLLDVEPGSSLNVANYLDVQDPEVFPKAFAEGTIGGRHVNQHISDLVRFPLLLRYGGVYADVGLVQIGDLDSRPGSQHDKLLPGFETKQSLLSQVPQAFTHTMGGKDKH, encoded by the exons ATGGACTCATTCACAACATACCCCATCCCAGACGGTGTCGATGCTATTCCTCATGATGAGCTAGATCTCCGATCTGACGCGGAAGTGGATTATGAGCTTCTTAATCCCAAGCCGATAACAGACGAGAAGAACCTGTGGTTCTTTTGGAATAGCGGATTCCAGAAAATGCACGGCTACCATCAACGCACTGTACGAAACTGGCACAGGCGATTCTCCAGAAAAGGCTGGGTTGTGCGCCTCTTAGATGTTGAACCGGGCTCCTCTTTGAACGTGGCAAACTATCTCGACGTACAAGATCCAGAAGTATTTCCAAAGGCCTTCGCAGAGGGCACCATCGGCGGCCGCCATGTGAACCAGCACATTTCAGATCTTGTGAGATTTCCTCTACTGTTAAGATACGGCGGCGTCTACGCAGACGTCGGTTTAGTTCAAATCGGAGATCTCGACAGC CGCCCAGGATCGCAGCATGACAAACTACTTCCTGGCTTCGAGACGAAACAATCCCTTCTTTCGCAGGTGCCACAAGCTTTTACTCACACTATGGGCGGGAAAGACAAGCACTGA
- a CDS encoding uncharacterized protein (EggNog:ENOG41), with protein MAARSSVSALHYLAIGRLGRGEVVNLFLKDAGIEYQDIRYPYDDTWSRSSEELKRKGLTRTGKVPAVEYKGVTLNQHIPTLRYIARDLGRYDGETNWEKFIVDAVSDVYIDWRFKWVQNLGQATDEYKNKFAPSYYDTIAQYYGETDGPYLLGDKVTYADFAVYQSIDNDQRTGTLPANLSTSITKFKETFEQRPNIAQYIKENLPKL; from the exons ATGGCAGCTCGGTCTTCCGTTTCGGCTCTTCATTATTTGGCCATTGGCCGACTCGGTCGTGGTGAAGTAGTCAA TCTCTTCTTGAAAGACGCGGGAATTGAATACCAAGACATCCGATATCCTTATGATGACACTTGGTCCCGGAGCAGCGAGGAGCTGAAGCGGAAGGGACTGACAAGGACTGGTAAAGTCCCTGCAGTAGAATACAAGGGTGTGACTTTGAATCAG CATATTCCAACCTTGCGCTATATCGCCCGAGATCTTGGCCGCTATGATGGAGAAACAAACTGGGAAAAGTTTATTGTAGACGCAGTATCGGATGTTTACATTGATTGGAGA TTCAAATGGGTTCAAAATCTTGGGCAAGCAACGGACGAGTATAAGAACAAGTTTGCGCCAAGTTATTACGACACAATAGCGCAGTATTACGGCGAAACTGATGGCCCTTACTTGCTGGGCGACAAAGTCACCTACGCTGATTTTGCTGTTTATCAGTCTATTGACAATGACCAAAGGACAGGGACTCTACCA GCAAACCTGTCTACCTCTATCACAAAGTTCAAAGAGACATTCGAACAGCGCCCAAACATTGCACAGTATATCAAGGAGAACTTGCCAAAGCTTTAG
- a CDS encoding uncharacterized protein (EggNog:ENOG41): MAFFSSTLSKKHVLVTGGSKGIGRSIVESFLAEGANVSFCARTIREDEFSSFTGASHGAQAVGSIVDIGNPDEIKAWVSQAAETFGRIDSVIANASPIIVEATSEGWEKSFRADILGLITLIEASIPFLEEQSKASENASIIVISSMAGFEARHPSIAGPYSTLKRAQAVLAKDYSRTLGPRGIRINSIAPGSIENPNITLPDGTVQWSSYQIVKRDNYPFYKALLDAVPLGRTGTPEEIANTVIFLASRLSSYINGANIVVDGGMSITF, translated from the exons ATGGCTTTTTTCTCCAGCACTCTCTCCAAGAAGCATGTCCTAGTGACAG GCGGCTCGAAGGGTATCGGCAGATCCATAGTAGAATCCTTCTTAGCCGAGGGAGCGAATGTCTCGTTTTGCGCTCGCACAATTCGTGAAGACGAATTCTCATCTTTCACGGGCGCCAGTCATGGAGCACAAGCCGTTGGCTCAATTGTCGACATTGGAAACCCAGACGAGATCAAAGCTTGGGTAAGCCAAGCAGCCGAAACGTTTGGTCGCATTGATTCCGTTATCGCCAATG CATCTCCTATCATTGTGGAAGCAACAAGTGAGGGCTGGGAGAAGAGTTTTCGTGCCGATATACTAGGCTTGATTACTTTGATTGAAGCATCTATACCCTTCCTCGAGGAGCAATCGAAAGCTTCGGAGAATGCGTCCATCATCGTGATCAGCTCTATGGCGGGATTTGAGGCGCGTCATCCGTCAATCGCCGGACCCTACTCAACTTTGAAGAGAGCCCAGGCCGTCTTGGCTAAAGATTATTCCCGAACCCTTGGCCCTCGAGGTATTCGGATCAACTCGATTGCACCGGGGTCTATTGAGAACCCCAATATCACGTTACCAGATGGCACGGTACAGTGGAGCTCTTATCAAATTGTTAAAAGAGACAACTATCCATTCTATAAAGCTCTGCTGGATGCTGTTCCACTTGGAAGAACAGGCACTCCAGAGGAGATTGCCAATACCGTCATTTTTCTTGCCAGCAGGCTCTCTAGCTACATCAATGGGGCTAACATCGTGGTCGATGGTGGCATGTCAATTACATTTTAG
- a CDS encoding uncharacterized protein (EggNog:ENOG41~TransMembrane:1 (o507-526i)), which produces MAVSISGLQGWHPGEVAMQSKLGFAEAMSSSWQKIEDRMREQHRIFHTGNLPFIPITTTDDEGRPWASLVAGADGEIGFVESPDLKTLIVNARLWPGEPLLDTLNKWVDGDGWNSTAPERYLTAGIGIEFPTRRRNKFAGYIKDVKRKTGMDFRLNLQVNQTTGNCPKYINIRKLVGCKTTNPTIAYERRHMTQFERLPTEVIDFITSADTVFIGSVYRSDPATAAKFPSHAGSNARGGLPGFMRVSPSDGCSVVLPDYSGNRFMSSLGNVESSKQMALTIVSFTTGDVLYLTGTAENLVGPPALEVMVKHASLTVMKTNGFIFVRDALPVRQQFGTEIERSPYSPKVKYLVEEPEGQASASGVHKAKLSSATQLSHDLAVFRFKVTSKPGAEPIKIRPGQAIALDFMDWIGPPAYQHMANSAPGSVNDDRVRTWTVSSTHENRDVTWFDLTMREMTGGAVTGALFDVLRRHSSNKWEKPITITEDVVCEVVGVTGDFFLGDENVNMLWVAGGIGITPFLAMFSALSERKAKAHGDVVLALSTREPEMMLRLVQASLRNALLKVRLRIDIFTSKEHVNMDGIDEKNIEINIHKGRLTMDYFPEVASDRDVLICGPGGIR; this is translated from the exons ATGGCTGTGTCAATATCAGGCCTTCAGGGATGGCATCCCGGAGAAGTTGCCATGCAGTCGAAACTAGGCTTTGCCGAAGCAATGTCGTCTTCATGGCAGAAGATCGAAGACAGAATGCGCGAACAACATCGCATTTTCCACACAGGGAATTTGCCTTTTATCCCGATAACCACCACAGACGATGAAGGGCGACCATGGGCCTCACTTGTTGCTGGCGCCGACGGAGAAATTGGATTCGTAGAGAGTCCTGATCTGAAAACCCTCATCGTCAACGCAAGACTTTGGCCCGGAGAGCCGTTGTTGGACACACTCAACAAATGggttgatggagatggctggaATTCGACCGCACCAGAGAGATATTTAACCGCCGGCATAGGAATTGAGTTTCCCACTCGAAGGCGCAATAAGTTTGCGGGATACATAAAAGACGTAAAACGAAAAACAGGCATGGATTTTAGACTGAATTTGCAGGTCAATCAAACCACTGG AAACTGCCCCAAATACATCAACATTAGAAAACTTGTGGGTTGTAAAACCACCAACCCGACTATTGCATACGAGAGGCGACATATGACGCAGTTTGAGAGACTTCCCACAGAGGTTATCGATTTCATTACAAGTGCTGATACCGTATTCATTGGATCGGTCTACAGATCCGACCCGGCCACAGCAGCGAAGTTTCCATCGCACGCTGGGTCGAATGCGCGAGGCGGATTGCCAGGATTCATGCGTGTCAGTCCATCGGATGGATGTTCAGTGGTCCTACCTGACTATTCCGGGAATAGATTTATGTCTAGTCTCGGAAATGTTGAGTCGAGCAAGCAGATGGCCCTTACCATTGTCTCATTTACAACCGGCGATGTTCTATATCTCACTGGAACGGCGGAAAACCTTGTTGGTCCTCCTGCTCTCGAAGTCATGGTCAAGCACGCAAGTCTTACTGTGATGAAAACGAACGGATTCATCTTCGTTCGAGACGCTCTTCCCGTACGGCAACAGTTTGGCACAGAGATTGAGCGCAGCCCGTACAGCCCTAAAGTTAAATATCTTGTTGAAGAGCCCGAGGGTCAAGCAAGCGCCAGTGGAGTGCACAAGGCCAAGTTATCCAGTGCAACACAGCTCTCGCATGATCTTGCTGTGTTTAGATTCAAAGTTACGTCGAAGCCTGGCGCTGAACCAATTAAAATACGGCCCGGGCAAGCTATCGCTTTGGACTTCATGGACTGGATAGGGCCTCCGGCATATCAGCATATGGCTAACTCTGCGCCTGGATCGGTCAACGACGATAGGGTACGGACCTGGACTGTTTCAAGTACCCATGAGAATCGGGACGTTACTTGGTTCGATCTCACGATGCGCGAGATGACAGGAGGGGCGGTTACGGGGGCACTGTTCGATGTTTTGAGAAGGCATTCCTCAAATAAGTGGGAAAAGCCCATAACGATTACCGAAGATGTTGTCTGCGAAGTTGTCGGTGTAACGGGTGACTTTTTCTTGGGAGACGAAAACGTCAATATGCTTTGGGTCGCTGGTGGTATTGGCATCACCCCTTTCCTCGCCATGTTTAGCGCGTTATCTGAacgaaaagcaaaagcgcATGGCGATGTCGTACTCGCCTTATCAACACGAGAACCCGAAATGATGCTGAGACTGGTCCAGGCTTCTCTCCGAAATGCGCTCTTGAAGGTCAGGCTGCGAATTGATATCTTCACGAGCAAAGAACACGTGAATATGGATGGCATCGATGAGAAGAATATAGAAATTAACATACACAAGGGTCGATTGACGATGGATTATTTTCCAGAGGTGGCAAGCGATCGAGATGTTTTAATATGTGGTCCGGGGGGGATTCGGTGA
- a CDS encoding uncharacterized protein (EggNog:ENOG41~TransMembrane:7 (i60-85o97-116i128-145o151-175i187-214o220-239i260-279o)), with protein MMETCQIEHELSELHERKGTDGAVSNLVDSPYPKATTNPILSKSNAGKRPECFKNTFQEICFIFMATLAMATNSLVTGAMIIVTASIGRDLHMTQAQITWISAATTLSAGALQLPLGQLTDLLGRKAFFIAGMAGFSVSSLILGFSRNPFWMNILCGFLGLFSAVIVPPAIGILGAAYSEPSKRKNWAFACFSAGNPVGFGLGSIIMGISARIFDWRAGFFFFTILWGLLAIVSIWVVPDIEAYEPGPFGKRLRAGLKQFDIVGTALTIVGVGLFTTGLT; from the exons atgatggaaactTGTCAGATTGAGCACGAGCTCTCAGAGCTCcatgaaagaaaaggcacAGACGGCGCAGTATCGAACTTGGTCGACTCTCCTTATCCCAAGGCCACAACGAACCCTATTCTGTCGAAAAGCAACGCTGGCAAAAGACCAGAATGCTTCAAAAACACTTTTCAAGAGATTTGTTTCATCTTCATGGCCACACTAGCCATGGCGACGAACAGTCTCGTAACCGGTGCCATGATAATCGTCACAGCTTCGATCGGAAGAGATTTGCACATGACACAAGCTCAAATCACTTGGATTAGTGCTGCAACGAC TCTTTCTGCAGGAGCTCTCCAGCTGCCTTTAGGCCAGCTCACCGATCTCCTCGGCCGCAAAGCTTTCTTCATCGCTGGAATGGCTGGTTTTAGCGTAAGCAGTCTCATACTAGGATTTTCCCGGAATCCGTTCTGGATGAACATTCTGTGTGGttttcttggcctcttctctgctgtgATTGTACCACCTGCGATTGGAATACTTGGTGCGGCATACTCGGAGCCATCAAAGCGCAAGAATTGGGCATTTGCGTGTTTCAGCGCAGGCAACCCTGTCGGATTCGGACTCGGTAGTATCATTATGGGAATATCTGCCAGAATATTTGACTGGCGTGCtggatttttcttcttcaccatccTCTGGGGACTCTTGGCCATCGTTTCAATCTGGGTTGTGCCTGATATCGAAGCTTATGAGCCTGGACCGTTTGGGAAAAGGTTACGTGCAGGTCTGAAGCAATTCGATATAGTCGGAACAGCTCTGACAATTGTTGGCGTTGGGCTTTTCACAACAGGCTTGACGTAA
- a CDS encoding uncharacterized protein (EggNog:ENOG41) encodes MAPKSQQKLKIATAQVHTVHDSRRALDVLETRVRKLSAEHVDLVLFPEVFVGGFPRLSTFGNSAIGIFGDEKDYSPWVNHWRASADLGDTPKGAGQKWIKRELPRPPNRAYRGDGTRERLEKIAADTGVFIIVGVVERSGGTLYSSIVYICPRLGIIGKRRKVMPTGLERVVWGQGEPLNARSGLNN; translated from the coding sequence ATGGCACCCAAATCCCAGCAAAAACTAAAAATTGCAACAGCGCAGGTCCATACAGTTCATGACTCTCGACGGGCACTCGACGTGCTTGAAACAAGGGTGCGAAAACTGAGCGCCGAACATGTGGatcttgtcctcttcccaGAAGTCTTTGTTGGCGGGTTTCCACGGCTATCTACCTTTGGCAACTCTGCAATTGGAATATttggagatgaaaaagaCTATAGCCCATGGGTGAATCATTGGCGAGCATCTGCTGATCTTGGAGATACGCCTAAAGGAGCTGGTCAAAAATGGATCAAACGGGAACTGCCTCGACCTCCTAACCGTGCCTACCGGGGAGATGGGACGAGGGAGCGACTGGAAAAGATAGCAGCTGATACCGGCGTCTTCATAATAGTTGGTGTTGTTGAAAGATCTGGCGGAACACTATACAGCTCTATTGTTTATATATGCCCCAGGCTGGGGATAATTGGAAAGAGACGCAAGGTAATGCCGACAGGACTAGAGAGAGTTGTGTGGGGCCAGGGGGAGCCCCTCAACGCTCGAAGCGGTCTCAACAATTAA
- a CDS encoding uncharacterized protein (EggNog:ENOG41~SECRETED:SignalP(1-19)), whose translation MGFAKFVPLLLLAAKNALADTPIAVSDFTNNGGLAAAQAAAPMWYMPSGTCMPSAAEDGEGNQTNGVDTDNCNINALANGCPVQPTWQGANTFYGNVSGEPFVTIPTYWASTFCNGDSSGSDASYRIIYYVYFKKDTGHKSDWEGIVVRFTSPDGGNTYTRESVIMEQDGNHVHISWSDVNDTFEGDNDWQNFSQKNLDHGKFYFGKFHHSVHQDWYTAAFKNTCPPLSADDYRNDDYQFWAYNNLRPVSVLNPNWVWGQADSPANIDICSY comes from the exons ATGGGGTTCGCTAAATTTGTCCCGTTGTTACTTCTTGCTGCCAAGAATGCTTTGGCGGATACGCCGATTGCCGTCAGCGACTTCACCAACAATGGAGGTTTAGCAGCTGC TCAGGCTGCTGCGCCTATGTGGTACATGCCGTCTGGCACATGCATGCCCTCGgcggctgaagatggcgaagGCAACCAGACAAACGGCGTTGATACAGACAACTGCAACATCAACGCTCTAGCAAATGGCTGTCCCGTGCAGCCTACTTGGCAGGGAGCCAACACCTTTTACGGCAATGTTTCGGGTGAACCCTTCGTCACCATTCCAACGTACTGGGCATCGACCTTCTGCAACGGCGATTCCTCCGGCTCCGATGCATCATATCGTATCATCTACTACGTGTATTTCAAGAAGGATACTGGCCACAAGAGCGATTGGGAAGGAATCGTTGTGAGATTTACTTCTCCTGACGGAGGCAACACTTATACTCGCGAATCAGTCATTATGGAGCAAG ACGGCAACCATGTGCACATTAGCTGGTCCGATGTCAATGACACTTTCGAGGG AGATAACGACTGGCAGAACTTTTCCCAGAAGAACCTTGATCACGGCAAGTTCTACTTTGGCAAATTCCACCACTCTGTCCACCAGGACTGGTACACCGCAGCTTTCAAGAACACTTGCCCTCCCCTCTCCGCTGATGACTACCGCAACGACGACTATCAGTTCTGGGCATATAACAACCTGCGCCCCGTGTCTGTCCTTAATCCCAACTGGGTTTGGGGCCAGGCAGATTCACCTGCTAACATCGACATCTGCTCATACTAA
- a CDS encoding uncharacterized protein (EggNog:ENOG41), with amino-acid sequence MSHLSSKTCWTCRIRKKRCDRKQPACSACRSLDITCHDGNSRPSWINNDRERDEFADQIKAQVKEKAESRREKSYVKVMPLGRTKRPKGGLKVAAQTPKADKAEKEAQTSSENEPSKNDVPRAENVKSDRDVTDPVLLGVNNDIDLDLEIIFLDYAFPFLFPFYRPSIFEGGRGWLLATLRNSMPLFHTAMGFSTYFFTLVMANIADGQDEHEGCRRLIQRKLTSHIDNAINSIRKGINDLHVSPTPISVFGKAHLFEGVVQLLVFDTNIARTTEWSVHITAAVSLLKDILELPEPRGEMADLTSVFAMMQRPGWSTESPSHRMWNSDQSAFRFHVAFVIFADIISATTLGDVPKLREYYPRLIKPRAKAAHPSQVLELGDFKKEKSLGVYSKKIYFLRVIGLLQIFRAA; translated from the exons ATGAGCCACTTATCTTCAAAAACGTGCTGGACTTGCCGGATTCGCAAGAAGCGATGCGACCGAAAACAACCGGCTTGCAGTGCCTGTCGCTCACTTGACATAACTTGCCATGATGGCAATAGCCGGCCAAGTTGGATCAACAATGATCGCGAGCGAGATGAATTTGCAGACCAGATCAAAGCTCAAGTCaaggaaaaagcagaaaGCCGCCGCGAAAAGAGCTATGTGAAAGTAATGCCCCTTGGAAGAACAAAACGACCGAAAGGCGGCCTAAAAGTAGCTGCTCAAACACCTAAAGCGGATAAGGCTGAGAAAGAAGCTCAAACATCATCCGAAAACGAACCCTCAAAGAATGATGTACCACGGGCTGAAAATGTCAAGTCGGATAGAGACGTTACTGACCCGGTTTTACTTGGGGTCAACAATGACAttgatcttgatcttgaaatCATTTTTCTGGATTAtgcctttccctttctttttccgtTCTACCGCCCTTCAATCTTTGAAGGGGGGCGCGGCTGGCTGTTGGCAACTTTGAGAAACAGTATGCCACTATTCCATACTGCCATGGGCTTTTCGACCTATTTCTTCACTCTAGTTATGGCGAACATTGCGGATGGCCAAGATGAGCATGAAGGTTGCAGGAGATTGATTCAGCGCAAACTCACTTCTCACATTGATAATGCAATCAACTCCATAAGAAAGGGAATAAATGATCTCCATGTCAGCCCAACTCCAATATCAGTCTTTGGAAAAGCACATCTATTTGAAGGTGTCGTGCAGTTGTTAGTGTTTGACACAAACATTGCAAGGACTACGGAATGGAGTGTTCATATAACCGCTGCCGTTTCACTGCTTAAAGACATATTGGAACTGCCTGAGCCTCGTGGTGAGATGGCTGACCTGACTTCGGTGTTTGCCATGATGCAGAGGCCGGGATGGTCAACTGAGTCGCCAAGCCACAGAATGTGGAACAGCGACCAAAGCGCTTTTCGATTTCATGTCGCTTTTGTCATTTTTGCGGATATTATATCTGCAACCACTTTGGGAGATGTTCCCAAATTGCGAGAGTACTATCCACGCCTAATTAAACCCAGAGCTAAAGCAGCTCATCCAAGTCAAGTTTTAGAGCTGGGAGACTTT aagaaggaaaaaagtcTGGGCGTGTACTCAAAGAAGATCTACTTTTTGAGAGTAATAGGATTGCTGCAGATCTTCAGAGCGGCATAG
- a CDS encoding uncharacterized protein (EggNog:ENOG41) — translation MDTGLSMEEDGITYGREETAKMLTDYIIQGHVVTMVMGLIDVEDGWDGPKYVAKHVYAYDYMIGSQHINELTAWNGPKQFELMSLQIPKDGEEESEDQSLARKIVEDCLTKSFGMKLATGMIIRVMGDTLSSLWRKHDGSDNVPGTYAHWLRHGTLYWHPKNHPAKTDLAEMPAFKIGPLLREGEVGPGACAATSGGRVPN, via the coding sequence ATGGACACCGGACTTTCgatggaggaggatggcATCACGTATGGACGTGAAGAAACTGCAAAGATGTTGACAGACTACATCATCCAGGGACATGTCGTCACCATGGTCATGGGCCTCATTGATGTGGAAGATGGCTGGGATGGCCCCAAATACGTCGCAAAGCACGTTTACGCATACGATTACATGATTGGATCCCAGCATATCAACGAACTTACCGCATGGAATGGCCCGAAACAATTCGAACTCATGTCTTTACAGATACCAAAggatggtgaagaagaaagcgaaGATCAAAGTCTTGCACGCAAGATTGTCGAGGATTGCCTTACTAAAAGCTTTGGCATGAAACTGGCAACAGGAATGATCATTAGAGTCATGGGAGACACTTTGAGCTCTCTTTGGAGGAAACACGATGGTAGCGACAACGTTCCTGGCACATACGCGCATTGGCTGAGACATGGTACTCTATACTGGCATCCTAAAAATCACCCGGCAAAAACGGACCTCGCCGAGATGCCAGCATTCAAGATTGGCCCACTACTACGAGAAGGAGAGGTTGGCCCTGGGGCTTGTGCGGCAACAAGTGGAGGTCGCGTACCAAACTAA
- a CDS encoding uncharacterized protein (TransMembrane:1 (i12-42o)), translated as MRYYVDKWISQGVPIGGIGMSTILSGLYTLHIILSGVMLSWYTIGTQTHIGSGGGSAILGALQQLATAPVTELAITEVDVAGAPSNDYAAMAQACLSVSKCIGITIWEISDKDSWRTGADPLLYDSNFNPKAAHNAIVNIL; from the exons ATGAGGTATTATGTTGATAAATGGATTTCTCAAGGCGTCCCAATTGGCGGCATCGGCATGTCAACAATCCTTTCCGGTCTTTACACCCTCCATATCATCCTGTCAGGAGTAATGCTAAGTTGGTATACCATAGGTACTCAAACTCACATCGGCTCTGGAGGAGGCTCGGCAATCCTGGGTgctcttcagcagctggccACTGCACCTGTTACCGAGTTAGCAATCACTGAGGTCGATGTCGCGGGAGCGCCATCGAATGATTATGCAGCCATGGCTCAAGCATGCCTAAGTGTCTCCAAATGCATTGGTATCACTATATGGGAGATAAGCGACAAG GACTCGTGGCGTACGGGCGCTGATCCGCTCTTATATGACAGTAACTTCAATCCCAAGGCTGCACACAATGCCATTGTCAACATCTTGTGA